In Nitrobacteraceae bacterium AZCC 1564, the following proteins share a genomic window:
- a CDS encoding hypothetical protein (product_source=Hypo-rule applied; pfam=PF07978; superfamily=54909), whose protein sequence is MIYEIRVYEAVEGKAEAMRARFKTEVVPRLPKHGIELLGVFEAPAEDGRLTYMTRFKSEDDRTKAWAAFGADPEWRTIKAASETNGPLLKNQSVSVLSPKVAGLLLG, encoded by the coding sequence TTGATCTACGAAATTCGCGTGTATGAAGCCGTTGAAGGCAAAGCCGAAGCGATGAGGGCCCGGTTCAAGACCGAGGTGGTTCCAAGGCTCCCGAAGCATGGAATTGAGCTGCTCGGCGTGTTCGAAGCGCCTGCTGAAGACGGCCGGCTGACTTATATGACCCGTTTCAAGTCCGAGGATGATCGGACGAAGGCATGGGCAGCTTTCGGCGCTGATCCCGAATGGCGCACCATCAAGGCGGCAAGTGAAACAAACGGGCCACTGCTGAAGAACCAGAGTGTGTCGGTTCTGTCGCCCAAGGTCGCCGGATTGCTTCTCGGATAA